In a genomic window of Diorhabda carinulata isolate Delta chromosome 8, icDioCari1.1, whole genome shotgun sequence:
- the LOC130897024 gene encoding uncharacterized protein LOC130897024 yields the protein MAETKFSAEQMEQFIDIYRSFDCLWDVKCKEYRDINKRNNAYEAMADIMNITIEQVKKKINNIRSTYLQEKKKVDISKSTGSGTEDIYTPNLSWFGSMTFLDDVTTQRKTNSTPSVVKCTNWFSKYSKT from the exons ATGGCGGAAACTAAATTTTCGGCGGAACAGATGGaacaatttattgatatttatcgaTCTTTTGATTGTTTATGGGATGTGAAGTGTAAAGAATACCGTGAcattaacaaaagaaataacGCCTATGAAGCAATGGCGGATATTATGAACATTACCATAGAacaagtgaagaaaaaaataaataacattcgtTCCACGTACCTTcaggaaaagaaaaaagtcgatatatcaaaatctacaG GGTCTGGTACGGAGGATATTTACACACCAAATTTATCTTGGTTTGGTAGTATGACTTTTTTGGATGATGTCACTACGCAGAGAAAGACAAATTCCACGCCATCAGTTGTAAAATGC ACAAATTGGTTTTCTAAATATTCGAAAACGTGA
- the LOC130897023 gene encoding putative nuclease HARBI1, translated as MAPSRKKRATVTLVLFMVFKKRKEYDKVKRNRTIWVKQHLQERHRLGIEENLLKDLLTQDGKDFKNFMRMDYETFCMLHIKVSPYIKKQNTCLRSAISSELRLAITLRFLATGDSYRSLEYLTRVSASTISLFVPQVCEYVYEVLQSQYMKFPCTKGEWEKIAKEFENNWNFPYTIGAIDGKHIVIEAPPNAGSYYFNYKGTQSIVLFALADANYNFLYIDVGCNGRISDGGIFKNCTLNQALQEATLNLPPDKCLPNRIKPVPYVMLGDEAFALSKNLLKPFPRSRPLNAKQKVFNYRLCRARRVVENAFGILTSRFRIFRKPICLKVETIDKIVLTACVLHNFLKKQCQEVTLNYELEDIPTSMRGIAHQGSNNASEVAHSIRNEFAEYFYNEGQIDFQWKHI; from the exons ATGGCTCCTTCAAGAAAAAAACGTGCCACTGTAACTTTAGTATTGTTTATGGTGTTTAAAAAGAGGAAAGAATATGACAAAGTTAAACGAAATAGAACTATTTGGGTTAAACAACATTTACAAGAGCGCCACAGACTTGGAATTGAAGAAAATCTGCTAAAAGATTTGTTAACCCAAGACGGGAAAGATTTTAAGAATTTCATGCGGATGGACTACGAAACATTTTGTATGTTACATATAAAG gtttccccctatataaaaaaacagaatacaTGCTTACGAAGTGCTATAAGTTCTGAATTACGCCTTGCAATAACATTAAGATTTCTTGCAACTGGAGATAGCTATAGGTCATTAGAATATCTGACCAGAGTATCAGCTTCCACAATAAGTTTATTTGTTCCTCAAGTATGTGAATATGTATATGAAGTGTTGCAGTCCCAGTATATGAAG tttCCTTGCACAAAAGGCGAGTGGGAAAAAATTGCCAAGGAATTTGAAAACAACTGGAATTTTCCATATACCATTGGTGCTATAGACGGCAAACATATTGTAATAGAAGCACCGCCCAATGCAGGATCCTACTATTTCAATTACAAGGGCACACAAAGTATAGTGTTATTCGCTTTAGCAGACgcaaactataattttttgtatattgatgTTGGTTGCAATGGACGTATATCAGATGGAGGTATCttcaaaaattgtacattaaATCAAGCATTGCAAGAAGCCACTTTAAATCTACCACCTGATAAATGCTTACCAAATCGCATTAAGCCAGTACCGTATGTTATGCTAGGGGATGAGGCATTTGCTCTTTCAAAGAATCTTCTAAAACCATTTCCAAGGAGCAGGCCTCTTAATGCAAAACAGAAAGTTTTTAATTACCGACTCTGTCGTGCACGTAGAGTAGTAGAAAATGCCTTTGGTATTTTGACATCACGTTTTCGAATATTTAGAAAACCAATTTGTCTAAAAGTagaaactattgataaaatCGTTTTAACCGCATGTGTCTTACATAACTTCTTAAAAAAACAATGCCAAGAGGTTACCCTAAATTACGAGCTTGAAGATATTCCAACAAGTATGAGAGGAATAGCTCATCAAGGAAGTAACAATGCGAGTGAAGTCGCGCATTCAATACGTAACGAATTtgcagaatatttttataatgaaggCCAAATTGATTTTCAGTGGAaacatatttag
- the LOC130897579 gene encoding E3 SUMO-protein ligase ZBED1: MKKDNTTAKCKYFPKELRTCSNTTNLKQHMERKHSDILKADENLHQVDIQDAAKLGHNNSLVQSSTTESDEASSSTPKRARSDIGAAFSKISAYAKDGDKNKQITQSIAEMICRDSLPYSMVEGTGFKDLMKTYTRFYAVKLSQISLTLNIKKKKIIIKEKLRSVKNVCLTLDEWKDMQLRCFLGVSVHFIENYKMKTINIACKPLHDNHTGEYLSEVILKVCENWELSHEKIVSVTTDNGRNIVKAIEITFGRAKHVRCLAHTLNLVVENAVNSSEVKLFLDKVRKIVTWFHQSGVGAEELRQIQMQQGVPEGKLKHLIGDVSTSWNSQLFMIERFVSMSSTIGSILINHPNAPQMLQANEIVVLKEIGKVLKPFHNVTEERALRNIALLDAIPTTSDLANQLKYSLQTELNKRFENIQKVHLFSVATFLDPRFKKIHLDEALSLSKTINYTNRCLSINTRTDDTLAVTHSESSVSSEVVDDGQDIWQVHHEKIMAANTSMSKKTELDLYIAAPLPNLKVDPLDVWRSSEETFPKLTELALKHLSVMATSAPAERLFSKAGNIVRKTRNRILGKRLPKLLFLNSLTEDLWQ, from the exons atgaagaaAGATAATACTACCGCAAAATGTAAATACTTTCCAAAAGAGTTGAGAACATGTAGTAATACTACAAATTTGAAACAACACATGGAAAGAAAACATTCTGACATCTTAAAAGCTGACGAG AATTTACATCAAGTTGATATTCAAGATGCTGCCAAGTTGGGACATAATAATTCATTGGTTCAATCTTCAACAACAGAAAGTGATGAGGCTTCATCTTCGACACCAAAACGAGCTAGATCAGATATCGGAGCggctttttcaaaaatatcagcATATGCTAAAGATGgtgataaaaacaaacaaataactcAGAGCATTGCGGAAATGATATGCCGGGACAGTCTTCCTTACAGTATGGTAGAAGGAACAGGTTTTAAAGATTTAATGAAGACTTATACAAGGTTCTATGCCGTAAAACTATCACAAATCTCATTGACactaaatataaagaaaaaaaaaatcataatcaaagaaaaattacgGTCTGTTAAAAACGTGTGTCTCACATTAGACGAATGGAAGGATATGCAATTAAGGTGTTTCTTAGGTGTGTCTGTACATTTTATAGAGaactataaaatgaaaacaataaatattgcgTGTAAGCCACTGCATGATAATCATACAGGGGAATACTTGTCGGAGGTAATTCTTAAAGTTTGTGAAAATTGGGAATTATctcatgaaaaaattgtgagtgTTACTACAGATAATGGTCGTAACATAGTTAAAGCTATTGAAATTACTTTTGGACGAGCAAAACATGTTCGATGCTTAGCACATACATTAAATCTAGTAGTCGAAAATGCTGTGAATTCTTCGGAggttaaactttttttggataAAGTCCGAAAGATCGTAACTTGGTTCCACCAAAGTGGTGTAGGTGCTGAAGAGTTGCGACAGATACAAATGCAGCAAGGTGTTCCCGAAGGAAAATTAAAGCATTTAATCGGAGACGTATCTACAAGTTGGAATTCACAATTATTTATGATTGAACGTTTTGTGTCAATGAGCAGTACAATTGGATCTATTTTGATAAATCATCCGAATGCACCCCAAATGCTTCAAGCAAATGAAATTGTTGTCTTGAAAGAAATTGGAAAAGTTTTAAAGCCTTTTCACAATGTTACTGAAGAAAGAGCGCTGAGAAATAT AGCATTGTTAGACGCAATACCGACAACCAGTGATTTAGCAaaccaattaaaatattcactACAGACtgaattaaataaaagatttgaAAACATCCAAAAAGTTCACCTTTTCTCGGTCGCAACGTTTTTGGATcctcgatttaaaaaaattcatttagatGAGGCATTGTCTTTgtcaaaaacaattaattatacCAACCGATGTTTGAGTATAAATACTAGAACCGATGATACTCTAGCAGTGACCCATTCTGAATCTTCTGTTTCATCAGAAGTGGTCGACGACGGACAAGATATATGGCAGGTACACCATGAAAAAATAATGGCTGCTAATACGTCCATGAGCAAAAAGACAGAATTAGATTTATATATTGCGGCACCATTACCAAATCTTAAAGTTGACCCTCTCGATGTGTGGAGAAGCTCTGAGGAAACTTTTCCAAAGTTAACTGAATTAGCTCTGAAACACCTCTCAGTTATGGCCACTTCTGCACCAGCTGAAAGGTTATTTTCGAAAGCAGGAAATATTGTCAGGAAAACTCGAAACCGTATTTTAGGAAAGCGAttaccaaaattattatttttaaactctTTGACTGAAGATTTatggcaataa